One Anser cygnoides isolate HZ-2024a breed goose chromosome 6, Taihu_goose_T2T_genome, whole genome shotgun sequence genomic region harbors:
- the MRAS gene encoding ras-related protein M-Ras yields the protein MATSAVPSENLPTYKLVVVGDGGVGKSALTIQFFQKIFVPDYDPTIEDSYLKHTEIDGQWAILDVLDTAGQEEFSAMREQYMRTGDGFLIVYSVTDKASFEHVDRFHQLILRVKDRESFPMILVANKVDLMHLRKITREQGREMATKHNIPYIETSAKDPPLNVDKAFHDLVRVIRQQIPEKSQKKKKKTKWRGDRATGSHKLQCAIL from the exons ATGGCTACAAGTGCCGTTCCCAGCGAAAACCTCCCCACGTACAAGCTGGTGGTGGTTGGAGATGGTGGCGTGGGGAAGAGCGCTCTCACCATTCAATTTTTCCAGAAGATTTTTGTGCCAGACTACGACCCAACTATTGAAGACTCCTACCTGAAGCACACGGAAATAGATGGCCAGTGGGCAATCCTTGATG TTCTGGATACTGCAGGCCAAGAGGAGTTCAGCGCGATGCGGGAGCAGTACATGAGGACTGGAGATGGCTTCCTTATAGTCTACTCTGTGACAGACAAGGCCAGCTTTGAGCACGTGGACCGCTTCCACCAGCTGATCCTCAGAGTCAAAGACAG agaGTCCTTTCCAATGATCTTGGTGGCGAACAAAGTTGATCTAATGCATTTACGGAAAATTACAAGAGaacagggaagagaaatggCAACAAAACATAAT ATTCCGTATATAGAAACTAGTGCCAAGGACCCACCTCTAAATGTTGACAAGGCCTTCCACGATCTCGTTAGGGTAATAAG GCAACAAATCCCGGAGAAAagtcagaagaagaagaaaaagaccaaGTGGCGAGGGGACCGAGCCACAGGCTCCCACAAACTCCAGTGTGCCATTTTGTGA